A window of Ranitomeya variabilis isolate aRanVar5 chromosome 2, aRanVar5.hap1, whole genome shotgun sequence contains these coding sequences:
- the LOC143803824 gene encoding vomeronasal type-2 receptor 26-like — protein sequence MVGHISPEIVDNLNLPTFFINDSLIQWKTINNEKPKSQCTKSCLPGSRKVSGNSIYFCCYGCSPCSEGEISNTSDNENCRKCPDHEWSNENKTQCVPKLVEFLSYSDHGISVIALSGSILLLTVTAVILGIFIRYQHTPIVRANNKNLSFILLVSIMLSFLCVFLFLGHPVDSTCMLRQLCTGLLLSISISSLLAKTIIVYIAFKATKPGSVWRTWTGVKLPNCVLLICTSIQVVICMSWVTLCPPFQELDTHSYTEKIIVQCNEGSDLWFYSVLGYMGILAAVSFITAFLARTLPDSFNEAKYITFSMLVFCSVWIAMIPAYLSTRGKYTVAVEIFAILTSNAGLLGCIFFPKCYIIFCRPEQNTKSYIMSRTA from the exons ATGGTTGGTCACATTTCACCTGAAATTGTAGATAACCTCAATCTGCCAACTTTCTTCATCAATGACAGTTTAATTCAGTGGAAAACCATTAACAATGAG AAACCAAAGTCCCAATGTACAAAAAGTTGTCTACCAGGAAGTAGAAAAGTCTCAGGAAATTCAATCTATTTTTGCTGTTATGGGTGTAGCCCTTGTTCTGAAGGAGAAATATCAAACACCTCTG ACAATGAAAACTGCAGGAAATGTCCTGATCATGAGTGGTCCAATGAGAACAAGACCCAATGTGTCCCCAAACTAGTAGAATTTCTCTCTTACTctgatcatggaatatcagtaattgCTCTATCGGGATCCATTTTGCTTCTTACAGTGACGGCAGTAATATTGGGGATTTTTATTAGATATCAACACACCCCAATCGTGAGAGCAAATAACAAGAACCtgagctttattcttctggtctccATCATGCTCAGCTTCCTCTGTGTCTTCCTGTTCCTGGGTCATCCTGTTGATAGTACCTGCATGTTACGTCAGCTCTGTACTGGACTACTACTCTCAATATCCATCTCTTCATTGTTGGCAAAGACCATAATAGTTTACATCGCTTTTAAAGCCACCAAGCCTGGAAGTGTGTGGAGAACATGGACTGGAGTAAAACTCCCAAATTGCGTGCTCCTGATCTGCACCTCCATCCAGGTGGTCATCTGTATGAGTTGGGTGACCCTCTGTCCCCCCTTCCAGGAGCTGGACACACACTCTTATACTGAGAAGATCATAGTTCAGTGTAATGAAGGCTCCGATCTTTGGTTCTACTCTGTCCTGGGATATATGGGGATTCTGGCTGCTGTTAGTTTTATTACAGCTTTCTTGGCCCGGACATTACCGGACAGTTTTAATGAGGCCAAGTACATCACCTTCAGCATGCTGGTGTTCTGCAGTGTCTGGATAGCCATGATCCCAGCTTATCTCAGCACTAGAGGCAAATACACAGTGGCGGTGGAGATATTTGCCATCCTGACCTCTAACGCTGGACTTTTAGGCTGTATATTTTTCCCTAAATGTTACATAATTTTCTGCAGACCTGAGCAAAATACAAAGTCCTATATAATGAGCCGAACTGCGTGA